From Mus musculus strain C57BL/6J chromosome 8, GRCm38.p6 C57BL/6J, a single genomic window includes:
- the Gins2 gene encoding DNA replication complex GINS protein PSF2, with protein sequence MDAAEVEFLAEKELVTIIPNFSLDKIYLIGGDLGPFNPGLPVDVPLWLAINLKQRQKCRLLPPEWMDVEKLEQMRDEERKEETFTPVPSPHYMEITKLLLNHASDNIPKADTIRTLIKDLWDTRMAKLRVSADSFVRQQEAHAKLDNLTLMEISSSGAFLTQALNHMYKLRTNLQPSESTQSQDF encoded by the exons ATGGATGCGGCCGAGGTGGAGTTTTTGGCCGAAAAGGAGTTGGTGACTATCATCCCGAACTTCAGTCTGGACAAGATCTACCTGATCGGG GGGGACCTGGGGCCCTTCAACCCCGGCTTACCCGTGGACGTGCCCCTGTGGCTGGCCATTAAcctgaaacagagacagaagtgCCGCCTGTTACCTCCGGAATGGATGGATGTGG AGAAACTGGAACAGATGCGTGATGAGGAGCGGAAGGAGGAGACATTCACCCCAGTGCCCAGCCCGCACTACATGGAGATCACGAAGCTCCTGCTGAATCA TGCTTCTGACAACATCCCCAAAGCAGACACCATCCGGACACTGATCAAAGACCTGTGGGACACACGCATGGCCAAGCTTCGAGTGTCTGCTGACAGTTTTGTGCGGCAGCAAGAGGCACATGCCAAG CTGGACAACCTGACCTTGATGGAGATCAGCAGCAGCGGGGCCTTCCTCACCCAGGCCCTCAACCACATGTACAAGCTCCGCACAAACCTCCAGCCCTCCGAGAGCACCCAGTCGCAGGACTTCTAG